The Dermochelys coriacea isolate rDerCor1 chromosome 12, rDerCor1.pri.v4, whole genome shotgun sequence genome has a window encoding:
- the KLHL36 gene encoding kelch-like protein 36 translates to MEATRQTRISRPHKISESSKVYRWADHSSLVLQSLNEQRHQGLFCDIILVVDEQRVPAHRNLLAVCSDYFNSMFTIGMREAYQKEVELFGASYIGLKAVVDFLYGSELSLDGGNIDYVLETAHLLQIWKVVDFCCEYLENEVSEENYLYLQELASIYNLKRLDSYIDSFILQNFGTLSFTPNFLQNISIQKLCQYLGSSNVQQECEHDLLQAALQWLTQYPERENEAYQVLDNIHFPLIPKSDLLHRVKPAVCSLLPKEANCEGFIEEAVNYHNNVTAQPVLQNKRTALRTNEERLLFVGGEVSERCLELSDDTCFLDTKKGQWITETPLPARRSHHCVAVLGGFIFIAGGSFSRDNGGDAASNLLYRYDPRCNQWIKVASMRQRRVDFYLAAITDMLVAVGGRNENGALSSAETYSPQKDTWSYIAGLPRFTYGHAGTVCKEFVYISGGHDYQIGPYRKNLLCYDYRTDVWEEKRPMITARGWHSMCTLEDNIYSIGGSDDNIETMARFDILSVESYSPQCNQWTRVSPLFQANSESGVAVWEGKIYILGGYSWEDTVFSKTVQVYDKEKNKWYRGTDLPKAIAGVSACVCALKPRKEDKKKKTKTKKHQDRGR, encoded by the exons GTGTACAGATGGGCTGACCACTCTAGTCTAGTCCTTCAGAGTCTGAATGAGCAGAGACACCAAGGACTTTTCTGTGATATTATTCTGGTGGTGGATGAACAAAGAGTCCCTGCCCACCGGAATCTTCTGGCTGTTTGCAGTGACTACTTCAATTCCATGTTCACCATTGGCATGCGAGAGGCCTATCAAAAAGAGGTTGAACTATTTGGAGCCTCTTACATTGGTCTCAAAGCTGTAGTGGATTTCCTATATGGCAGTGAGCTGTCCTTAGATGGTGGCAACATTGATTATGTTCTGGAAACAGCTCACCTGCTGCAGATCTGGAAGGTGGTTGACTTCTGTTGTGAGTATCTCGAAAATGAGGTCAGCGAGGAGAACTACCTGTACCTTCAAGAGCTGGCCTCTATTTACAACCTGAAACGCCTGGATTCCTACATCGATTCTTTTATCCTGCAGAACTTTGGCACGCTCTCTTTCACGCCTAATTTCCTGCAGAACATTTCCATTCAAAAACTGTGCCAGTATCTGGGGAGCAGCAACGTGCAGCAGGAATGTGAGCATGACTTGCTGCAGGCTGCCTTGCAATGGCTGACACAATACCCGGAAAGAGAAAACGAGGCTTACCAGGTACTGGACAACATTCATTTTCCCTTGATACCGAAGAGTGACCTCCTCCATCGAGTCAAGCCTGCTGTCTGCTCTCTTCTCCCAAAGGAAGCAAACTGTGAGGGGTTTATAGAAGAAGCAGTGAACTATCATAACAATGTCACAGCCCAGCCAGTGCTCCAGAACAAGCGGACAGCTTTGCGTACAAACGAAGAGAGGCTCCTCTTTGTGGGTGGGGAGGTTTCGGAACGGTGCCTGGAGTTAAGCGATGATACCTGCTTCCTGGACACCAAAAAGGGGCAATGGATAACAGAAACACCACTCCCAGCCAGGCGAAGTCACCACTGTGTTGCAGTGCTGGGAGGTTTCATCTTCATAGCTGGAGGCAGCTTTTCAAGAGACAATGGAGGGGATGCAGCTTCAAATCTTCTATATAGGTATGATCCCCGCTGTAACCAGTGGATAAAG gttgCCTCCATGAGACAACGACGAGTAGATTTCTATCTTGCAGCCATTACAGATATGCTGGTAGCTGTTGGTGGGAGGAATGAAAATGGGGCTCTTTCTTCAGCTGAGACCTATAGCCCTCAAAAAGACACCTGGTCTTATATAGCAGGTTTGCCAAG GTTTACCTATGGGCATGCTGGCACTGTCTGCAAGGAATTTGTTTATATCTCAGGGGGCCATGATTACCAAATCGGTCCCTATAGAAAAAATCTCCTTTGCTATGATTACCGCACAGATGTCTGGGAAGAAAAGCGGCCAATGATCACTGCTCGGGGTTGGCACAGTATGTGCACCTTGGAGGACAATATCTATTCCATTGGCGGCAGTGATGACAACATAGAAACCATGGCACGTTTTGACATTCTGAGCGTGGAGTCTTACAGCCCTCAGTGTAACCAGTGGACCAGAGTCTCTCCCTTGTTTCAAGCAAACAGTGAGTCTGGAGTGGCAGTCTGGGAAGGCAAGATTTATATTCTTGGAGGTTATAGCTGGGAAGACACTGTCTTCTCCAAAACTGTTCAGGTGTATGACAAGGAGAAAAACAAGTGGTACAGAGGAACTGACCTTCCCAAAGCTATTGCTGGTGTGTCTGCATGCGTCTGTGCACTGAAACCCAGAAaggaggacaaaaagaaaaagacaaaaacgAAGAAGCATCAGGATCGAGGAAGATGA